One stretch of Armigeres subalbatus isolate Guangzhou_Male chromosome 2, GZ_Asu_2, whole genome shotgun sequence DNA includes these proteins:
- the LOC134215389 gene encoding acrosin-like: MHLITSAVFALIFVLSYPNVQAATQDVKCGAHRFERTADGLVSIWPWHVALYNKSMDYIAGGSIINEWFVLTAAHATFRDGRTPLQPDELAIVSGCRDLRFFGDDAQQHEVAEIIRYPLYNVRTRMNDVALLKVKSIIRFNFHVAPICLWPDGGPTLESIAQRQDQGIVVGWGLSVNGTFSHLLRETSLSLIGFESCAEHTKSFQPLLAKGRNYCAGNRGGASVCKGDSGGGMFFLIDRTWHIRGIVNQGTPTQDTRYLCDPKKDVLFMDVTYYRKWIERHADPERHNLLGLKQCGMGHYDETNVRHNKFVHSERHPWVAHLYYSYRNEINVSDCHAVLIHPEFVLAPARCVYHKPDRKLLHVILGEELIGPNPLSSDYNFQTVRVSEVFMDGRFDFEKYGYDVSILHLAKQVKIGNNTRPVCLPSLYEHSPYFNLAAWYRRDSHPKALKSTLMRSIRFNFCSTQYKKQLINITEHDRLNCFQHCDISDIVQSDGTHSCEYSEEKHCKIPISGAPLFYTKHDGINTYTYLFGMRSFGSADCIAQMSEVYSDVVGMGPWIKRMVEKHTRTSAVGRLG; encoded by the exons ATGCACTTGATAACAAGTGCTGTGTTTGCACTGATTTTCGTTCTTTCTTACCCTAATGTGCAAGCGGCAACCCAAG ATGTGAAATGTGGCGCACACAGATTCGAGCGTACTGCCGACGGATTGGTCAGCATATGGCCTTGGCATGTGGCCCTTTACAATAAATCTATGGATTACATTGCCGGGGGGTCGATCATCAACGAGTGGTTTGTTCTGACGGCTGCTCATGCAACATTCCGCGATGGCAGGACTCCCCTGCAACCGGATGAACTGGCTATTGTAAGCGGATGTAGAGATTTGCGGTTCTTCGGCGATGAtgcacagcagcacgaagtggcgGAAATCATTCGTTATCCACTTTATAATGTACGTACGCGGATGAACGATGTGGCATTGCTAAAAGTGAAATCAATAATTCGGTTCAATTTTCACGTGGCGCCAATCTGCTTGTGGCCTGACGGAGGTCCCACTTTGGAGTCGATTGCGCAACGCCAAGACCAAGGAATTGTGGTCGGGTGGGGTCTTTCGGTGAACGGGACCTTTTCTCACCTTCTAAGAGAAACCAGTTTATCATTAATCGGCTTTGAAAGCTGTGCTGAGCATACCAAATCGTTCCAACCTTTGTTGGCAAAAGGTAGAAATTACTGCGCAGGCAATCGAGGAGGAGCAAGTGTTTGCAAGGGAGACAGTGGTGGAGGGATGTTTTTCCTCATCGATAGAACTTGGCACATACGAGGAATCGTCAATCAAGGAACCCCTACGCAGGACACCCGATACCTTTGTGACCCCAAGAAAGATGTTCTGTTTATGGACGTCACGTACTACCGAAAGTGGATCGAACGACACGCCGACCCGGAACGCCATAACCTGTTGGGCTTGAAGCAATGCGGAATGGGACATTATGATGAAACTAATGTGAGACACAACAAGTTTGTGCATTCGGAACGCCATCCGTGGGTTGCCCATTTGTATTACTCGTATCGGAACGAAATAAACGTGAGTGATTGTCACGCTGTACTAATTCACCCGGAATTCGTGCTCGCGCCTGCGAGGTGTGTCTACCACAAACCTGATAGGAAATT ACTACATGTGATTCTCGGCGAAGAACTGATCGGCCCCAACCCTCTGAGTTCAGATTACAACTTTCAAACCGTTAGGGTTTCTGAAGTTTTTATGGATGGTCGGTTCGACTTTGAAAAATATGGCTACGATGTCAGTATATTGCATTTGGCCAAGCAAGTGAAGATTGGAA ATAACACACGTCCAGTGTGCTTACCGTCCTTATATGAACATTCGCCGTACTTTAATTTGGCGGCGTGGTATCGCCGTGACAGCCACCCAAAAGCGCTAAAATCAACCCTCATGAGATCGATTCGGTTCAACTTCTGCAGCACTCAGTACAAAAAGCAGCTAATCAACATCACGGAACATGATCGGCTCAATTGTTTCCAGCACTGTGATATATCCGACATTGTGCAATCCGATGGAACACACAGTTGTGAGTACAGCGAGGAAAAGCATTGCAAGATACCCATATCGGGAGCACCGCTGTTCTATACGAAACACGACGGTATAAACACCTACACCTACCTTTTCGGGATGCGATCGTTCGGTTCCGCAGACTGCATTGCACAGATGAGCGAAGTTTACAGCGATGTTGTTGGTATGGGACCGTGGATAAAACGCATGGTGGAGAAGCATACTCGAACCAGTGCCGTTGGTAGGTTGGGATGA